tatttattttaactcattaatataaagattaaataattttaaaatacataagtttttaattagttttaattatatttgattttcttttatatttgtcataagacaaccaaacatgaaaaaatcatttttctttgtattttttttcttttcttagtattttccgggaaccaaacataacctacaTATATCAATTGGTTGTTACAAAAGCAGTGGCAGCTTCAGTATGGTGAACTCCATCCCAGCTTTTGTGTTCTGATCCTTCCTCACAACACTGAATCCAGGATTTGTACATTTTGATTTTGGGATCATAGTTGTATGGTGGCTCTCCATGCCCACGAACTGCCATCTATATATGGACTGTGTACCCTTGAACATGCCACCAAAGCCATGGAAGAAACTTCCGAGCTGGgtttattaccattattattatctcCTCTACTTCTCTTCTTTTTGACTCTCTTAGGTATTTTAGGTTGTTTTCTATCCACAAGAACTTGGGGCTATTCCAGTTTTGAACCACATTTCTTGACCGCTAATTGAATGGATCATCTTTCTACAAACCTTCATGAAAGCTCCTTATTGTATGACTTGTGAACACAAGACTTGGTATAGAAAGGACATGGCAACAAAGAATTCCACTCAAATTCCATATTCCGTAGGAGCATGTTTGACTTCACAAATCTGGTACAAATTGGGCTTCCTTAAGCATGCAAAACCTGATACTTCCTTTCCCCGGCCTAGTGTGCAGTGCACGGTTTACTGTCCACTTTGTTTTTCTCaactattttttggattttaagaTCAAGATTGGCATGTTATGTGTTCATAGAATCTCCCCTTCAAGCAAATATTAGCATCAGATACATCCTGATTTTTTCTGCTATGACCAAAATTGTTTCTCCCCGCCTTCCAGATTAAGCGATTCACCAACCTTCTTTGAAAAATTGGACTCCCATTAGCTCCCAACTTTATCAACTCTATTGTTTCCACATTACTCCTTGTTATTTCCTTACGACCTTCAGATCTTCAGTCTGACGCTCTCCCAACTGAGCTATCCCCACTTATGCAAGTGTGGGGAAAAAgtatattaaaatcaaaataaatattcaaatagatcacagacaaaataaataaaccaaatgGCAGTAAATGTCCTTCACCAAACATTAGCACAAGCATTTCATTTCATGAACGCAACAGGCTGAAACCTGCCATTCCATTCCATTTTCATTAGCCCCACTTGGTGTTCATTTTCATCACCATGCTGAAGCATATTACAGGGATTACTATGAATTACATTATGATCCAACACCCCTTTTGAACTCCATATTACACAAGACTAGATGGAAACATCACCAATCCAAGTTTGTGGTTGCATCAAATCCATTTGAAATGACTTCTTAATTTAGCAAACTGCAACTGAATTTGCCATCTGATAAAGTAATCTTCTCTGCTTTTGTAACTGCATCCAGAGGGAGTGGGATGAAACTCCGGGATGGCCCATAGAAATGAGGAAAGACATTGCACTCATCCACACGTTCATAGATCAATCCATCACCAAGCTTAAACAAAGTTCATACCACAcagaaaaaaaaggattatcGGACTTTCAGAACAAAGCAGTAACACAGGATATTAGGCATAAAGCAGAAATGATGTTCCTCCTTGGTTTTTGGTACATAATCACTAATTTCTCTTCTCAACTATTTCAGCTTAGCAACATATTTATGCTTGGCTAATGCATCCTTTTGTCTTCCTCATGATTCTATTGCCTAATTAGTCTCTCTCTCCTTTTGTTATCATCTCCAAACCTGCTAAACCTTTTCCAATGATCTTAGTGCAAACAAAAACAAGACAAAAAGCAGCAGATCATTCACTTCTTTAACACCAATGTGCTATCCATATGATTGCACACAGGACACTGATGCCTTGGTTCTTCTAACCTAATTTCTATAATTACTAGTGCTTGATTTCTCCTCTAACATAAGGATCCAAGAATTATATCAGTCACTCAACTGTCCCAATGTAGTTTTCCATGGTCTgtggttcaatttttttttcacttcgaAAAGGATTGATGAGATATATGGATTCCTATTCATACCTTTTTGGAGTCAACTTGGAGTAAGTATAACTCAGCCTGAGTCTTCAGGAAAAAATTCTCTAAAGTCGACTGTACCTGCAAATTTATCATCCATAAATAGTATCAACCTTGGGTCcttgaagaagaacaagaagtGAATGTAGAAAACCTGAAGGCTTCAATGATAAAATCACCCATCTCAGTAAGGCAAAATGTACCCAGTGAGTCATTTTCctctttcaattaaaaatttgttcaaGCATCTAGCTTAGCAGAACCATGTTAGCTAACTCAATCACACAAACCACAAATTTATGCTAACTCGGCAATTGTTTCTGTCATGGAGGACCAGCCTAATAAACAAGCATTCAATTTGCCAACCAGTGAAGCTTTGGTATGCAGACAGCCTGTAACAACTTGCCCCCTCTTACATACATATGGGCCTAATGGGTCATCACGGCAAAAAGACACTTCTACATAATTAAGAGGAGCTCTTACCTATATCGtgtcaaaaacttttttctttatccGATATAGGATATTACAATCACCCCGTTGCAGACACGACATCCTTGTTATGTCCCATAGGATCATGGGGATCAGACATGCAGACATCCCTCGGAGGGGCTGCCCACACCAGGGTTGGGTTGTTACACAACGTCTCCGAGTGAGCAATATCTATATGGGAGGGATCACTTTGTTACATTGTTTATTGCTAATTGAGAGTTAATGATCATGAAAGTTTGATTGCCTACACCATTAAATTGAACTGTGAGTGTCATATGGGTGCTGGGGCCATCAATCCAACAACTTATATTCCATAAACCACATACTGATAACAGATTCCAGTGAACAAAGAATGCCCACCTCAATCTCATGCCACACCCCACTTTTTGATTAGAAGGGACCATTTCCCTAAAATCAAGCACCATTTTGTTAACCTTTTTCACAAATTTGGACTTTTTTGCAGCACACAAACTTGAGATCCATGCACCCAACTGCTAGCCCAGTGCTATTTCCAactattttgtttcaattttcacaGAATCTCCTTACTCTATTTCTTCatgatattattttactaattttgaaATCTAATTAGGTTGTTTATGTTCACTGTATTAACAGATTTCTGTACAGAACCCCACCACCCCCAATTTTCTTCCAATCATTAGATCTGATTTTCCACCACCCAGGTACCCGAAAAATAGAGGAATATAAGAGAATAAATGATACCCATATGATAGTTATGATAAGAGACGAAGAAGAGAGAGATAGAGGACCTGATGAAGATTGCTGAGATGAATACAGCCAGTGGACTTGTCAAGTTGGCCACCATAACAGGCTCCAGCCTTCTGCAACTCCTCCCACTCCTGGGCTGTACTGATTCTGTACACAAATTCTTCAGCTTCTTTCTCCTGCTCCTTTGCAGCCATCTTCACACACAAAATCAAACATGTGTGGGGGTGGAAGCAGAGGACTAGTGGTGGGGTTACCTGGACAGGCCCACTCGCTTCATTTGCTCTCAAACCCAACCCAATATGTGAACCCAAATCCAAAGTCCAAACTCCAAGCGTAtatttaagagagagagagatgttcAGTgtatatttaatcataaaatgaaGAGCATCATTATACTTGACTTTTTATCTCTTTGGATGAATGAAACTTTACCGAGTCTCATTATGATCCTTCAAAGACCTTATAAAGAGGCTTGTTGATAATTTcatcctttttttaaaaaaatatataaaataatgaaattgattttttttcttgaaagaataaaataaatataattgaaaattttcaaaataaaaaactgaaaCCGCATCAACATAGAAAACATCGACGGTTAACTCCAAGCGTCCACCATGCATTACTCCCTAGTACAAGTGTCAACCCAAAACGTTGTCGTTTTAATGCGAGGCTCTGTATCAAATCCTCTGCATCAACCCAACCTTCGTCAACAACCATGGCTGCAATGCTGAAGCCGGCCTCTCTCAACCCCTTCCGCTTCCATTTCCAAGAATTGCCTCTCATAGACTGCACTTTGATCCGCCCCAATCTCAAAGATTCTCGAAATTTCCAGTTTAATTTGTGCCTAAACCGCTCAAAGAATGGATCTGTTCTTCCCATTGTCAGAGCTCAGAGCTCTCCAGGTATGAACTGTGACTTCAATTCTCACTTTTTGGCGTAAATGATTCatgggtttttgttttctcaccAAAATATGATCTGGGCATCTCAAATTTTGCTTGGTTGCTGGTAGATTATACCCCAGACGCGCAGTTTTACAAAGTTGAAGCGATCCTGAGGTGCACAGTACTATTAATTTGCGTTTGTTCATCTTATATTCCCTTTTATGGTTTTCTTATCCAGGAAAAGTTCTGTTTTTACCGAAATTTATTTGGGATTTTCTAATTCTTTTGTTGTTTGTGCTTTGATGGTGAATTTGAACAACATAGGCCCTGGCGAATCCAGCAGGTTTCTTCGGTAAGACTCAATGAACCATCACAATTACTATGTAGTGTCACAAGTAGTTCTGGAAAATCTTGTTTCAGTGTTGATGGGTCCAATGAACCACATTTTGCTTTGCAAAGATGATGCATCAATAAGAATGGTAGCTGAATAAAATGGTTTGTGGCTAGCAGCCATGCTTCTCGGATATTTGGTAGAATTTGGGGAATTCT
Above is a genomic segment from Vitis riparia cultivar Riparia Gloire de Montpellier isolate 1030 chromosome 7, EGFV_Vit.rip_1.0, whole genome shotgun sequence containing:
- the LOC117917604 gene encoding uncharacterized protein LOC117917604, with amino-acid sequence MAAKEQEKEAEEFVYRISTAQEWEELQKAGACYGGQLDKSTGCIHLSNLHQVQSTLENFFLKTQAELYLLQVDSKKLGDGLIYERVDECNVFPHFYGPSRSFIPLPLDAVTKAEKITLSDGKFSCSLLN